CCAATAATCAATTTGGTGTCGATCGCCGCATGGAGTGGCAGGCGGGGAAGCATGGTTCCGCGGAACCGCTCCACTACCGCTGGGGAAACGTGAAGCGCCTTCTCCGGGATCTCGAGGGCGTCGCATGAAAGAGCGCCCACCCGCATGGCCGGGCCAGCCCTATCTCGACGAGCTTCGTCCAAAATCAGGCGAAAGCGTCCGTCTCGCGCTGTTCGCGACCTACTCGGTCGACCTTTCGGCGATCGCAGCGACGCTGCTCGCCCTTATTGGCCGCAATAACGAGAAAGGATCGGGCGCCGCGATCGACTTCGCGGAGGCGATAGACCAATTGCGCGACCGGGTCCGGATCATCATCCAGCGCGGGCGGATCGCGCGGCCGGTCGCACTCCCGAAGGTCGCAGGCATCCTCGATCAGTTCGTAGTCGAGCAGACTCATGATGAGCGGACCCGCAGCTGGCATCCCAAGATCGCGCTCGTCGCCTATGACGGTCCGAAAGGTCCTGCCGGCTGGAAGCTCTGGATCGGCAGCCGCAATCTCACCCGCTCCCAGGATCTCGAGGTGGGCGTGCTTCTCGAAGGTCATGCCAAGCGCGGTAAAGGTCGAGCGCGCCTTCAGGGCATCGGTTCGCTCGGCGTCAGCCTAGCCAATACGGCGCGACGGGGGGATGCCGTCGATATCGGCGAGACATTGGAGACCATTTGGTGGGATGCGCCGGACGGCTTCAAACTGTCCGCGCTGCTCGACGGGCTTGAGGAAGGCGTAGCACTCGACGCCCATCCGCCGGCGGGCAAGATCGACGGGCTGACGATCGTCAGCCCGTTTCTATCAGCGGATTTCCTGAAAATGGCGAGCCGCTGGGGAGCGGCGGATGAGCGGACGCTCGTCTCGTCGATGCCGGCGCTGGTAGACATGGCGAACCGGTCCGGTGCGCCGCTGGCCGGCTTCTCGCGCATCCTAGCGTATGCCGCGCCGGATGAGATGATCGAAGAGAAGGAGGCGGCAGTGCCCGATCAGTCAGCGGCGCAAGACGATGACACCGAGCCGCAGGCGCTGGCGCTCCACGCGAAGCTGGTGGTTTTTCACCAAGGCAATAAGTCGATCGTACGGATCGGCAGTGCCAATGCCACCCACCGTGCCTGGGGCGGCCAGAATTCCGAAGTGATGCTCGAACTCGAAGCCAGCGAGGCGTTCAATCCGGGCCTCGGCTTTCTGATCGGAAAGGCGACGCCGGTCACAATCGACGAGCTGATGCAGGCGCAACCGGTCGCCATCAGCGAGCGCGATGCGCTTGAGGAATCGCGTAAGGCGCTGATGGCATCCTGGGATCCGATCCTGCGGCGCAACGGTGATCACTTCGTGCTTGATGCTCAAACACCGCCGCAGCTCGCTGACCCGTGTCACCGACTGTCTGCGGGCCATGCCAATGGCGATCTTCTTCCCTGGCCGCAGACCGGGCTTCGGCTCGACCTTGGCGAAATCCCGTTGTCGGTCCAATCCGCGTTCATCCAGGTCCGCCTATCCCTTGCGGAGACCTCTGTGCGGTGGATGCAGCGGGTGCCTGTCGACCCCCCACTCGACGCGAAGCGCGACCTTGCGGCGCTGGCGAGCCATATGGGCCTTCGCGCCTTCCACGACTGGATGCGCGCAATGCTCGGCGGAGAGACCGTGCCGATCGGCGATGTCGCCTGGGATGAGGACGTGGGAGGGACGTCGAATGGACGCGAAGCGCTGGGCTACGCCCGGTTGACGCTCGAGGACATTCTCGCGGCATGGGCGCGCGACGACAAAGCATTCGCGCGGGCCGATAAACACTTCGCGCCCTATGTCGATGCGTTGCTTGCCCATGACGGGGCTCTCACCGCTGACGAAAAGCAAAGCCTGAAAGAACTTGCGCAGATCTGGGCGATGGCCCGGACGCAGCTTGCATCATGAGCGCTCTTCCCAAGCCCTTTCAGCAAGCGACGGTCGCGGCCGCGACAGCGGCGCTGACCGGCGCAAATCCGCTCCGACGCTTTCTCGTGGCGGACGAGGTC
This genomic window from Sphingomonas abietis contains:
- a CDS encoding phospholipase D family protein; amino-acid sequence: MKERPPAWPGQPYLDELRPKSGESVRLALFATYSVDLSAIAATLLALIGRNNEKGSGAAIDFAEAIDQLRDRVRIIIQRGRIARPVALPKVAGILDQFVVEQTHDERTRSWHPKIALVAYDGPKGPAGWKLWIGSRNLTRSQDLEVGVLLEGHAKRGKGRARLQGIGSLGVSLANTARRGDAVDIGETLETIWWDAPDGFKLSALLDGLEEGVALDAHPPAGKIDGLTIVSPFLSADFLKMASRWGAADERTLVSSMPALVDMANRSGAPLAGFSRILAYAAPDEMIEEKEAAVPDQSAAQDDDTEPQALALHAKLVVFHQGNKSIVRIGSANATHRAWGGQNSEVMLELEASEAFNPGLGFLIGKATPVTIDELMQAQPVAISERDALEESRKALMASWDPILRRNGDHFVLDAQTPPQLADPCHRLSAGHANGDLLPWPQTGLRLDLGEIPLSVQSAFIQVRLSLAETSVRWMQRVPVDPPLDAKRDLAALASHMGLRAFHDWMRAMLGGETVPIGDVAWDEDVGGTSNGREALGYARLTLEDILAAWARDDKAFARADKHFAPYVDALLAHDGALTADEKQSLKELAQIWAMARTQLAS